The Thermodesulfovibrionales bacterium region GTCCTGTATTTCAGTCTTCCAATAATCTTTATGAGCTCAGGATGTATTCCACTCAGACCAAGTTCAAATACTGCCCTTTCACCTTCCTCCTTTATAATAGCATCAACCTCCCTTTTAACTTTCTCAACCACCTCTTCAATCCTTGCTGGATGGATCCTTCCGTCTGCTATCAATCTCTCAAGAGAAAGCCTCGCAATCTCTCTTCTTACAGGATCAAAGCAGGAAAGGGTTACTAACTCTGGTGTATCATCTATAATGAGGTCAACACCAGTTGCTGCTTCAAGAGCTCGTATATTTCTTCCCTCCCTTCCGATAATTCTTCCTTTCATCTCGTCACTTGGGAGGCTTACAGCAGTTACGGTCTCATCCGCCACATACTCACTTGCGTATCTCTGCACTGCAAAGCTGATTATCTCTTTCGCCTTTTTCTCTGCATTTTCTCTTGCCTCATCCTCAATCCTCTTTGCCAGCCTTGCTGCCTCAAGCCTCATCTCTTCTTCCACCCTTCTTAGAAATTCCTTTTTTGCCTCCTCCTCGCTCATACCTGTTATTCTTTCAAGTACACTCATCTGCTCTTTTATAAGAGCTTCATATTTTTTCTCTCTGTCAAGTAATTCCTTTTCCCTGTTCTGGAGCTCTCTTTCACGCTTTATTAGCTCCTGCTCTCTCCTTTCAATCTGCTCAAATCTTCTTTCAATTGATTCTTCCTTCTGTCTGAGCCTTCTCTCGAGATGATTGAGCTCGTGTCTCTTTTCTTTGAGCTCCCTCTCAGCCTCGACCCTGGCCTGATAGGTAATATTTTTTGCCTCAAGTTTTGCCTCTTTTCTTATGGCTTCTGATTCCTTTTTTGCCTCTTCAATCAACTTTTCTTTCTCATGCTCAAGAAGTGTCCTTTCTTTTTTTAAAGATTTTTTCAGGTAATTATAAAGTATCAGAGTGAAAGTAACGGCAACAGCTAATCCAGTAAACAGAGCAATCACTATTTCATGATTCATGCCTAGATCTCCTCCTTTCGAGTCTCTTTCTTATGACCCTTTCAAAACCCTCTTCAGAAGGTATGTAAAATATCTTCCGTAAGGGCATATAGGCCTGATTTACATAATGTCCCTCATAATCATGAGGGTATTTATAACCAGCACCTGCTCCAAGCCTTGATGCACCCTTATAATGACTATCTTTTAAATGAGAAGGGACAGGTTGAATGGCCCTGTTTTTTATATCTTCAAGGGCTGACTCAATAGCCAGATAGGATGCGTTACTCTTGGGAGCCTGTGCGACGTATATTGCTGCCTGAGAGAGTATAATCCTTGCCTCAGGCATCCCTATCCTTTCGGTAGCTTCCATTGCTGCCTGTGCAATTACAAGTGCCTGCGGATCAGCATTTCCCACATCCTCTGATGCACATATTACAATTCTTCTTGCAATGTAGAGGGGATCCTCACCTGCCTCAAGCATCTTGGCAAGCCAGTATATGGCTGCATCGGGATCAGAACCCCTCAAGCTCTTTATGAATGCTGAAATGGTGTCATAATGTTCCTGTTCATCATAATAGAGTGTTTTCTTCTGGACAGCCTCTTTTACATTTTCAGCAGTGATAATCCTTCTGCCATCCCTTTCATCACTTATGAAAAATGAAAGCTCCAGAATATTAAGTGCCTTTCTGGCATCACCCTGAGAGAGTGAAGCTATATATTTCAAAACCTCATCACTGCAGAAGACATTTTCTCCACCAAGCCCTCTTCTGTCAGAAAGGGCTCTCTTAAGGATAAGGATTATCTCCTCCTCATTCAATGGATAAAACTGAAATATCATTGATCTTGAAGAAAGGGCAGGTACAAGACTGAAAAAGGGATTATAGGTGGATGCACCTATTAGGATAATCTCACCGGATTCAACAGCAGGAAGAAGGGCATCCTGCTGGAGTTTGTTAAATCTGTGAATTTCGTCAATAAAAAGTATTGTCCTTATCTTTTTTGCTTCCTGAAG contains the following coding sequences:
- the rny gene encoding ribonuclease Y, with the protein product MNHEIVIALFTGLAVAVTFTLILYNYLKKSLKKERTLLEHEKEKLIEEAKKESEAIRKEAKLEAKNITYQARVEAERELKEKRHELNHLERRLRQKEESIERRFEQIERREQELIKRERELQNREKELLDREKKYEALIKEQMSVLERITGMSEEEAKKEFLRRVEEEMRLEAARLAKRIEDEARENAEKKAKEIISFAVQRYASEYVADETVTAVSLPSDEMKGRIIGREGRNIRALEAATGVDLIIDDTPELVTLSCFDPVRREIARLSLERLIADGRIHPARIEEVVEKVKREVDAIIKEEGERAVFELGLSGIHPELIKIIGRLKYRTSYGQNVLQHSLEVAYLASMMAYELGVEPKLAKRAGLLHDIGKAVDHEMDGSHQEIGANLARKFGEDQAVINAILVHHGEGDPETVEAALVAAADALSAARPGVRRESIENYLKRLKQLEEMAMSFKGVQACYAMQAGREIRIIVKPEELSDEECAMIARDLSRRIESQMSYPGQIKVTVIRETRYVDYAR
- a CDS encoding replication-associated recombination protein A, which produces MNLFTSGRQPLAWRMQPEDIEEFVGQRHLLAPGKPLRRLIEEDRLVSVIFYGPPGTGKTCLARIIARRTSSQFLSINAVTSGIKEIRDALQEAKKIRTILFIDEIHRFNKLQQDALLPAVESGEIILIGASTYNPFFSLVPALSSRSMIFQFYPLNEEEIILILKRALSDRRGLGGENVFCSDEVLKYIASLSQGDARKALNILELSFFISDERDGRRIITAENVKEAVQKKTLYYDEQEHYDTISAFIKSLRGSDPDAAIYWLAKMLEAGEDPLYIARRIVICASEDVGNADPQALVIAQAAMEATERIGMPEARIILSQAAIYVAQAPKSNASYLAIESALEDIKNRAIQPVPSHLKDSHYKGASRLGAGAGYKYPHDYEGHYVNQAYMPLRKIFYIPSEEGFERVIRKRLERRRSRHES